From Staphylococcus sp. M0911, a single genomic window includes:
- a CDS encoding NAD(P)/FAD-dependent oxidoreductase, with protein MAQERKKVLVLGAGYAGLQTVTKLQKELSAEEAEITLINKNDYHYEATWLHEASAGTINYEDLLYPVESVLKKDKVNFVTAEVTKIDRNAKKVETDKGIYDFDILVVALGFVSETFGIDGMKDHAFQIENVLTTRQLSRHIEDKFANYAASKEKDDKDLSILVGGAGFTGIEFLGELTDRIPELCSKYGIDQNKVKITCVEAAPKMLPMFSDDLVNHAVNYLENRGVEFKIATPIVACNEKGFVVEVNGEKQQLEAGTSVWTAGVRGSHLMEESFEGVKRGRIVTNQDLTIAGHDDIFVIGDVSAFIPAGEERPLPTTAQIAMQQGEHVAKNIKHILNGEAKEEFEYVDRGTVCSLGSHDGVGIVYGKDITGKKAAFMKKVIDTRAVFKIGGVGLAFKKGKF; from the coding sequence ATGGCTCAAGAACGTAAAAAAGTATTAGTTTTAGGTGCGGGTTATGCAGGTTTACAAACTGTTACTAAATTACAAAAAGAACTTTCTGCAGAAGAAGCGGAAATCACTCTAATTAACAAAAATGATTATCATTACGAAGCAACTTGGTTACATGAAGCTTCAGCAGGTACAATCAATTATGAAGATTTATTATACCCAGTTGAAAGTGTATTGAAAAAAGACAAAGTTAACTTCGTAACTGCAGAAGTTACTAAAATCGACCGCAATGCTAAAAAAGTAGAAACTGACAAAGGCATCTATGATTTTGATATCTTAGTTGTAGCATTAGGATTTGTGAGTGAAACATTTGGTATTGACGGAATGAAAGATCACGCTTTCCAAATTGAAAATGTTTTAACTACGCGTCAATTATCTCGTCATATCGAAGATAAATTCGCTAATTATGCAGCTTCTAAAGAGAAAGACGACAAAGATTTATCTATCTTAGTTGGTGGTGCTGGATTCACTGGTATCGAATTCTTAGGTGAATTAACTGATCGAATTCCTGAATTATGTAGCAAATATGGTATTGACCAAAACAAAGTGAAAATCACTTGTGTTGAAGCAGCACCTAAAATGTTACCAATGTTCTCAGATGACTTAGTTAACCATGCTGTAAACTACTTAGAAAACCGTGGCGTAGAATTTAAAATTGCTACACCAATCGTTGCTTGTAACGAAAAAGGTTTCGTAGTAGAAGTAAATGGTGAAAAACAACAATTAGAAGCAGGTACATCAGTATGGACTGCAGGTGTACGTGGTAGCCACTTAATGGAAGAATCATTTGAAGGTGTTAAACGTGGCCGTATTGTGACTAATCAAGACCTTACAATTGCAGGTCATGATGATATCTTTGTTATCGGTGATGTTTCTGCATTCATCCCAGCAGGTGAAGAACGTCCATTACCAACAACAGCTCAAATCGCAATGCAACAAGGTGAACATGTTGCTAAAAACATCAAACATATCTTAAATGGCGAAGCTAAAGAAGAATTTGAATATGTTGATCGTGGTACAGTATGTTCATTAGGATCTCATGACGGTGTAGGTATTGTTTACGGTAAAGATATTACTGGTAAAAAAGCTGCATTCATGAAGAAAGTTATCGACACTCGTGCTGTATTCAAAATCGGTGGCGTAGGTCTTGCATTCAAAAAAGGTAAATTCTAA
- a CDS encoding NAD(P)/FAD-dependent oxidoreductase, protein MKNIVLLGGGYGNMRIMARILPNALPEGYRLTLIDRMPFHGLKPEFYALAAGTKSDKDVRMSFPNDANINTVYGEINDINLDEQIISVGNSKIDYDELVIGLGCEDKYHNVPGADTHTHSIQTLSKARDTFHSISELPKGAKVAIVGAGLSGIELASELRESRADLEILLYDRGPRILRNFPEKLSNYISKWFSKHDVTVVPNSVIDKVEPGKIYNNGVPEDVDLVVWTAGIQPVEVVRNLPIDINNNGRVILNQYHQIPTYPNVYVVGDCADLPHAPSAQLAELQGEQIADVMKKQWNNEPLPEKMPELKVQGFLGSLGDKQGFAYIMDRTVTGRLASILKSGVLWLYKYHNG, encoded by the coding sequence ATGAAAAACATTGTTTTATTAGGCGGGGGTTACGGTAATATGCGCATCATGGCTCGTATATTGCCTAATGCGTTACCAGAAGGATATAGGTTGACTTTAATTGACCGTATGCCATTCCATGGTTTAAAACCAGAATTTTATGCATTAGCTGCTGGTACAAAATCAGATAAAGATGTACGTATGTCGTTTCCAAATGATGCAAATATCAATACAGTTTATGGGGAAATCAATGATATTAATTTAGATGAGCAAATCATCTCTGTAGGTAATTCAAAAATAGATTATGATGAGCTAGTCATTGGTTTAGGTTGCGAAGATAAGTATCATAATGTACCTGGTGCAGATACACATACACATAGTATTCAAACCCTTTCGAAGGCACGCGATACTTTTCATAGTATTAGTGAACTACCTAAAGGCGCTAAAGTTGCTATCGTTGGTGCTGGACTGAGTGGCATTGAATTAGCTAGTGAATTACGTGAAAGTCGTGCAGATTTAGAAATATTATTATATGATCGTGGTCCACGAATTTTACGCAATTTCCCAGAAAAACTTAGTAATTATATTTCAAAATGGTTCTCTAAACACGATGTTACTGTAGTACCCAACTCAGTCATCGATAAAGTCGAACCAGGAAAGATATATAATAATGGTGTTCCTGAAGATGTCGATTTAGTCGTTTGGACGGCTGGTATACAACCAGTTGAAGTAGTTAGAAATTTACCTATAGATATTAATAACAACGGCCGTGTCATTTTAAACCAGTATCACCAAATTCCTACTTATCCAAATGTTTACGTTGTAGGTGACTGTGCAGACTTACCACATGCGCCTAGTGCTCAATTAGCTGAATTACAAGGCGAACAAATCGCTGACGTAATGAAAAAGCAATGGAATAACGAACCATTACCTGAAAAAATGCCAGAACTTAAAGTTCAAGGTTTCTTAGGCTCTCTAGGTGATAAACAAGGATTTGCTTATATTATGGATCGAACTGTTACCGGACGTCTCGCTTCTATCTTAAAATCAGGTGTCCTTTGGTTATATAAATATCATAACGGTTAA
- a CDS encoding YuzB family protein has translation MFPLVEFCISNMAKGGDVVYEKLENDPDVDVLEYGCLQNCGICSNGLYALVDGDIVEGDTLDDLLNNIYKHIEENDFTNLL, from the coding sequence ATGTTTCCGTTAGTTGAATTCTGCATTTCCAATATGGCTAAGGGTGGAGATGTGGTTTATGAAAAGTTAGAAAATGATCCTGATGTAGATGTTTTAGAATATGGATGCTTACAAAATTGTGGTATATGCTCCAACGGCTTGTATGCACTGGTTGATGGTGATATTGTTGAAGGAGATACACTGGACGATTTGTTAAATAATATATATAAACATATAGAAGAAAATGATTTTACGAATTTATTATAG
- a CDS encoding LysR family transcriptional regulator yields MDPYKVLIEVVKTANFTKAAAHLYTSQPSISRDIKRLETKYNVKIFEFTRPSIRLTSDGEKILKYALQRENIERELWQNLKNDKKDVAGVLSIGSSYTYGEQYLSQKLIEIANQYPELHVNAYLTNSDTVLDNVKHNVVDIGIVEREIQDNTIDLACISQDEMVLIYNQKVGFDAKQICFVREQGSGTRIYQEIGLTNLSLHPYLVEINSNQVIVDMVKAGKGFTVISKSVLDEVHNNILAAIKLDVFRNFYLIKHKDKYLDVNLKAIIELFQCYYED; encoded by the coding sequence ATGGATCCATATAAAGTATTAATAGAAGTAGTAAAAACAGCAAATTTTACAAAAGCAGCTGCGCATCTGTACACATCACAGCCATCAATAAGTCGTGATATCAAACGACTTGAAACTAAGTATAATGTTAAAATTTTTGAATTTACTAGGCCATCGATTCGTTTAACATCAGATGGTGAGAAGATTTTAAAATATGCACTGCAACGAGAAAATATAGAGCGGGAACTTTGGCAAAATTTAAAAAATGATAAGAAAGATGTAGCGGGTGTACTATCTATAGGTAGTAGTTATACGTATGGTGAGCAATATTTATCACAAAAATTAATAGAAATTGCCAACCAATATCCAGAATTACATGTAAATGCATATTTAACTAATTCAGATACGGTCTTAGATAACGTTAAACACAATGTTGTAGACATTGGAATTGTAGAGAGAGAAATCCAAGATAATACCATTGATTTAGCATGTATATCGCAAGATGAAATGGTCTTAATTTACAATCAAAAAGTAGGCTTTGATGCGAAACAAATATGCTTTGTTCGAGAACAAGGATCAGGTACAAGAATTTACCAAGAAATCGGTTTAACTAACTTATCATTACATCCATATTTAGTGGAAATTAATAGTAATCAAGTAATCGTTGATATGGTGAAGGCTGGTAAAGGATTTACAGTTATATCTAAATCTGTATTAGATGAAGTACATAATAATATATTAGCTGCTATCAAGTTAGACGTCTTTCGAAATTTTTATCTCATAAAGCATAAAGATAAATATCTAGATGTTAATTTGAAAGCTATTATTGAATTATTTCAATGCTATTATGAAGATTAA
- a CDS encoding PaaI family thioesterase, with protein MTNLLETFEMNVEIEEEGKVVISMPVTDKVKQPFGYLHGGASLALGETACSLGAANLIDTSKYIPLGLEMNANHIHSVKEGKVIAIATIIHQGKSTQVWHIEIKDDNNQLISIMRGTMAIKPLK; from the coding sequence TTGACCAATTTATTAGAAACATTTGAAATGAATGTTGAAATTGAAGAAGAAGGTAAAGTTGTCATTTCAATGCCTGTAACAGATAAAGTGAAACAACCGTTTGGTTATCTACATGGTGGCGCAAGTTTAGCATTAGGTGAAACTGCATGCTCATTAGGTGCAGCAAACTTAATTGATACGTCTAAATATATTCCATTAGGTTTAGAGATGAATGCTAATCATATTCATTCAGTTAAAGAAGGTAAAGTGATTGCGATTGCTACTATTATTCATCAAGGCAAATCAACACAAGTATGGCATATTGAAATTAAAGATGACAATAATCAATTAATTAGTATAATGCGAGGAACAATGGCTATTAAGCCATTGAAATAA
- a CDS encoding NAD(P)-binding domain-containing protein produces the protein MQWTIIGGGIQGTTIALKLRQAGLDAKDLTIIDPYRTLCEQFNSYTHRISMPFLRSPFVHHIHPKPFHLKQYAKLNQYTGATYGPYKRPQRDMFMHHTHELIHQYRLNESHIQGAVRHIHRDNHQQWQLELNDGRILSTQYLIIAHGCNHRAYIPAMYHDQPDIQHIFDEEESQIKEKQTSHVVGSGISAAHLALKLVNNDDSKTVHLWLNKDIEIHDFDADPGWLGPKNMNAFLNIESSEERMRIIQTERHKGSMPHELYLRLKKKMSQGRLIIHKNEIEDIKNHHIITSNGKMYYDHILLATGFENTVMSQPMIQDLVLHFNAPIAQCGFPDITHELEWLPHLFVAGGLADLELGPFGRNIMGGREASERIYQAFIRLQKQLAS, from the coding sequence ATGCAATGGACAATTATTGGTGGTGGCATTCAAGGAACAACCATAGCTTTAAAATTAAGACAAGCTGGTTTAGACGCTAAGGATTTAACAATCATTGATCCCTATCGTACATTATGTGAACAATTTAATAGTTATACACATCGTATTAGTATGCCTTTTTTAAGATCACCTTTTGTACACCATATACATCCAAAACCATTTCATTTAAAACAATACGCTAAATTAAATCAGTATACAGGGGCTACTTATGGGCCATATAAGCGTCCTCAACGCGATATGTTCATGCATCATACACATGAACTCATCCATCAATATCGTTTGAATGAAAGTCATATACAAGGAGCCGTAAGGCATATACATCGAGATAATCATCAACAATGGCAATTAGAATTAAATGATGGTCGAATATTGTCAACACAGTATTTAATCATTGCACACGGTTGCAATCATCGTGCCTATATCCCAGCTATGTATCATGATCAACCAGATATTCAACATATTTTTGATGAAGAAGAATCACAAATTAAAGAAAAACAAACATCTCATGTTGTAGGTAGTGGTATATCTGCTGCACATTTAGCCCTAAAATTAGTCAATAATGATGACAGTAAAACAGTACATTTATGGCTTAATAAAGATATTGAAATTCATGACTTTGACGCGGATCCAGGATGGTTAGGTCCCAAAAATATGAATGCATTCCTAAATATCGAATCTTCTGAAGAAAGAATGCGTATTATTCAAACAGAACGTCATAAAGGATCGATGCCTCATGAGTTATATCTGCGCTTAAAGAAAAAAATGAGCCAAGGTCGTTTAATCATTCATAAAAATGAGATTGAAGATATTAAAAATCATCATATCATTACTTCAAATGGCAAGATGTATTATGATCATATCTTATTGGCTACAGGATTTGAAAATACTGTCATGTCACAACCTATGATTCAAGATTTAGTTTTACATTTCAATGCCCCTATCGCACAATGTGGTTTCCCAGACATTACGCATGAACTAGAATGGCTACCACATTTATTTGTAGCTGGAGGTTTAGCTGATTTAGAACTAGGACCTTTTGGTAGAAACATTATGGGAGGCAGAGAAGCATCCGAAAGAATATACCAAGCGTTTATTCGCCTACAAAAACAACTCGCATCATAA
- a CDS encoding NifU family protein, which yields MPTENATMFDQVAEVIERLRPFLLRDGGDCTLVDVEDGIVKLQLHGACGTCPSSTITLKAGIERALHEEVPGVIEVEQVF from the coding sequence ATGCCTACTGAGAATGCGACAATGTTTGATCAAGTAGCTGAAGTAATAGAACGTTTACGTCCATTTTTATTACGTGATGGTGGCGACTGTACGTTAGTTGATGTTGAAGACGGCATCGTAAAATTACAATTACATGGTGCTTGTGGTACTTGCCCAAGCTCAACAATAACATTAAAAGCTGGTATTGAACGTGCGTTACACGAAGAAGTACCTGGCGTTATCGAAGTTGAACAAGTATTCTAA
- a CDS encoding YuzD family protein, with product MTKVSVVVYGADVVCASCVNAPTSKDTFDWLQPLLKRKFPHHHFEFTYIDIEKDTENLTDHDQQFIERIQEDELFYPLITMNDEYVADGYIQTKQITQFVDQKF from the coding sequence ATGACTAAAGTGAGTGTTGTTGTTTATGGGGCAGATGTAGTATGTGCAAGTTGTGTGAATGCACCGACATCAAAAGATACATTTGATTGGTTACAACCATTGTTAAAACGAAAATTTCCACACCATCATTTTGAGTTTACTTATATTGATATTGAAAAGGATACCGAAAATCTAACAGATCACGATCAACAATTTATTGAACGTATTCAAGAAGATGAGTTGTTTTATCCTTTGATTACAATGAATGATGAATATGTAGCAGATGGTTATATTCAAACTAAGCAGATTACGCAGTTTGTAGATCAAAAATTTTAA
- a CDS encoding iron-sulfur cluster assembly accessory protein: MQTVILTEAAAYEVKDMLESNDMPDGYLKIKVNGGGCTGLTYGMSAEAEPGENDEVLEFFGLKVLVDKHDAPVLNGTTIDFKQSLMGGGFQIDNPNAIASCGCGSSFRTAKVAGNPEDC, encoded by the coding sequence ATGCAAACAGTTATTTTAACTGAAGCGGCAGCTTATGAAGTAAAAGACATGTTAGAAAGTAATGATATGCCTGATGGTTATCTTAAAATCAAAGTCAATGGTGGTGGATGTACAGGATTGACTTATGGTATGTCAGCAGAAGCTGAACCAGGTGAAAACGATGAAGTATTAGAATTCTTCGGTTTGAAAGTATTGGTAGATAAACATGATGCCCCAGTATTAAACGGTACAACAATTGATTTCAAACAATCACTAATGGGTGGTGGCTTCCAAATCGATAATCCAAATGCCATTGCTTCATGTGGCTGCGGTAGTTCATTTAGAACTGCTAAGGTTGCAGGTAATCCAGAAGATTGCTAG
- a CDS encoding YeiH family protein has translation MIQLKHKYFFIGMLFTFGIAMLSLALSKLPILHHVGGLSIAILIAILYRHFKGYPEQYKVGITFSSKRLLKIAIVFYGLKLNIDEILGRSGPLLLMDACIIIFSIVMTYALSRLFKTDTSITTLLGVGTGICGAAAIAAIAPVIKSRDKDIAISVGIIALVGTVFSLFYTLIYSILHMSPIHFGIWSGTSLHEIAQVVLAGNYAGIDSLKIALLAKLGRVFLLIPVIIIFILCVKYKNKDSEQSHRIDFPYFLIGFIAMALINTYISLPPALLKVLEIMTNIFLLMAMVALGLNVSFKDLKSRALKPLLVIIIVSICLSILSYFITQTIF, from the coding sequence ATGATTCAACTCAAGCATAAATATTTTTTCATAGGTATGTTATTTACATTTGGTATTGCAATGTTAAGTCTGGCATTATCTAAATTACCTATACTTCACCATGTCGGTGGATTATCTATTGCGATACTTATTGCAATTTTATATCGTCACTTCAAAGGATATCCTGAACAATACAAAGTTGGTATTACATTTTCTTCTAAGCGACTATTGAAAATCGCTATCGTCTTTTACGGTCTCAAGTTGAATATCGATGAAATTTTAGGACGTAGCGGTCCACTATTATTGATGGATGCCTGTATTATCATTTTTAGCATTGTTATGACATATGCCTTAAGTCGTTTGTTTAAAACAGATACGTCAATAACAACTCTATTAGGTGTGGGGACTGGTATTTGTGGGGCGGCAGCTATTGCGGCTATTGCACCTGTCATAAAGTCTAGAGATAAAGATATAGCAATCAGTGTTGGTATTATCGCATTAGTCGGCACTGTCTTTTCATTATTTTATACATTAATCTATTCAATTCTTCATATGTCACCTATTCATTTTGGTATATGGTCAGGAACCAGTTTGCACGAAATTGCACAGGTTGTATTAGCAGGTAATTATGCAGGCATTGATTCATTAAAAATTGCATTATTAGCTAAGTTAGGTCGTGTATTTTTATTAATACCTGTGATTATCATTTTTATATTATGTGTTAAATATAAAAATAAAGACAGTGAACAATCACATCGTATCGATTTCCCTTATTTTTTAATTGGCTTTATTGCAATGGCTTTAATTAATACATATATTTCACTTCCACCTGCTTTATTAAAAGTACTAGAAATCATGACCAATATCTTTTTACTAATGGCGATGGTAGCACTTGGATTAAATGTTTCTTTTAAAGATTTAAAATCTAGAGCTTTAAAACCCTTACTTGTTATTATTATTGTATCTATTTGTTTATCGATCTTAAGTTACTTTATCACTCAAACCATATTCTAA
- a CDS encoding Na+/H+ antiporter family protein has translation MINAVVIAVILMIILCLCRLNVVISLFISALVGGMLSGMSLEKVINIFGKNIVDGAEVALSYALLGGFAALISYSGITDYLVGKIIKAIHSENSRLSRIRVKVIIIVALLAMSIMSQNLIPVHIAFIPIVIPPLLSLFNDLNMDRRLIGLVIGFGLCWPYVLLPYGFGQIFQQIIQSGFQKAHHPIEFNMIWKAMLIPSMGYIVGLILGLIVYRKPRKYEERNINDRATVTELKPYILVVTVIAILATFIVQTLTESMIFGALAGVLVFFVSRAYSWYELDEQFVDGIKIMAYIGVVILTANGFAGVMNATGDIDNLVKSLTSITGDHKLISIVVMYIIGLIVTLGIGSSFATIPIIASLFIPFGASIGLDTMALIALIGTASALGDSGSPASDSTLGPTAGLNMDGQHDHIRDTCIPNFLFYNIPLIIFGTIAAMVL, from the coding sequence ATGATTAATGCAGTAGTGATTGCTGTTATTTTAATGATTATTTTATGTTTATGTAGGTTGAACGTTGTGATTAGTTTATTCATTAGTGCTTTAGTAGGTGGTATGCTATCTGGCATGAGCCTTGAAAAAGTCATTAACATATTTGGTAAGAATATTGTTGATGGGGCCGAAGTAGCACTGAGTTATGCGTTATTAGGTGGCTTTGCCGCTTTAATTTCCTATAGTGGTATTACTGATTACTTAGTTGGTAAAATTATTAAAGCCATTCACTCTGAAAACAGTCGACTTTCAAGAATCAGAGTGAAAGTGATTATAATTGTTGCACTTTTAGCAATGAGTATTATGAGTCAGAACTTAATACCTGTACATATTGCGTTTATTCCAATAGTAATTCCGCCATTATTAAGCTTATTCAATGATTTAAATATGGATAGACGCTTGATTGGTTTAGTTATTGGATTTGGATTATGTTGGCCGTATGTGTTATTACCGTATGGTTTTGGTCAAATATTCCAGCAAATTATTCAAAGTGGGTTCCAAAAAGCGCACCATCCTATCGAATTTAATATGATTTGGAAAGCGATGCTTATTCCTTCAATGGGCTATATTGTAGGCTTAATTTTAGGACTTATCGTCTATCGTAAGCCTAGAAAATATGAAGAGAGAAATATTAATGATAGAGCAACAGTTACAGAACTAAAACCATATATTTTAGTTGTGACTGTGATTGCCATTTTAGCAACATTTATTGTTCAAACATTAACAGAATCAATGATTTTTGGTGCTTTAGCAGGTGTACTTGTCTTCTTTGTATCACGTGCATATAGTTGGTATGAATTAGATGAGCAATTTGTAGATGGTATTAAAATCATGGCATATATTGGTGTGGTTATTTTAACTGCAAATGGCTTTGCTGGTGTTATGAACGCAACTGGTGATATTGATAATTTGGTTAAAAGTTTAACTAGTATTACTGGAGACCACAAATTAATTAGTATAGTAGTGATGTATATTATCGGATTGATCGTGACGTTAGGTATAGGTTCTTCATTTGCAACAATACCAATTATCGCTTCATTGTTTATTCCATTTGGTGCATCTATTGGTTTAGATACAATGGCATTAATAGCGTTAATAGGTACAGCAAGTGCGTTAGGTGATTCTGGATCACCTGCAAGTGATTCTACATTAGGGCCTACAGCAGGATTAAATATGGACGGTCAACATGATCATATTAGAGATACTTGTATTCCAAACTTTTTATTCTATAATATCCCATTAATTATTTTTGGTACGATTGCGGCCATGGTATTATAG
- a CDS encoding leucyl aminopeptidase family protein yields the protein MNIQINSTNLDDIHTLIIGIPEHMNQLNDIVYHEQSLMNDLKVLKKNHIIQGATGKITTSMIYIQQQPKRLITVGLGNIKELTYADYLIIWGNVFQFLKQEHITEAELLLNSFLSPHIEDDVVTKTLGLQSEQAIYQFDNYKSDKRAPYQPDLHVNVDCDLEKIETKIQEGKTVGESINLARELSQNPPNLLTPQYFAELVVQHFKDSSVEVDIKDGQKIQSEGFGLIHAVGKGSIHEPRVITMQYDGSRTDEKPIVLVGKGITYDSGGYSIKSKIGMQTMKFDMCGAANVVAMIEVAHQLALPINIIGIIASAENMINDKAMKPDDVYTALSGETVEVLNTDAEGRLVLGDAVAYATQFQPQVILDFATLTGAAIVALGEDKAAAFETNASEQLKAILSISKTVDEQVFELPITKTERQLIKNSDVADLVNHTNGQGKALFAASFISHFSGSVPHLHFDIAGPATINKPSHKGPKGPTGYMIPTIVEWLKSL from the coding sequence ATGAATATCCAAATTAATTCTACTAATCTAGATGACATACATACATTAATTATTGGTATTCCTGAACATATGAATCAATTAAATGATATCGTGTATCACGAACAATCATTAATGAATGATTTAAAAGTTTTAAAGAAAAATCATATTATACAAGGTGCAACTGGAAAGATAACGACATCAATGATTTATATTCAACAACAACCTAAACGTCTTATAACTGTTGGATTAGGAAATATTAAAGAATTAACTTATGCGGATTATTTAATCATTTGGGGAAATGTGTTTCAGTTTTTAAAACAAGAACATATCACAGAAGCAGAATTGTTACTAAACTCATTTTTAAGTCCACATATTGAAGACGATGTAGTGACTAAAACGCTAGGTTTGCAAAGTGAACAAGCTATTTATCAGTTTGACAATTATAAATCTGATAAGCGTGCACCTTATCAACCTGATTTACACGTAAATGTTGACTGTGACCTTGAGAAAATTGAAACTAAAATACAAGAAGGTAAAACGGTAGGTGAATCAATTAATTTAGCGCGTGAATTAAGTCAAAATCCCCCTAATCTGTTAACACCTCAATATTTTGCTGAGCTTGTCGTACAACACTTTAAAGATTCATCTGTAGAAGTAGATATTAAAGATGGTCAGAAAATACAATCAGAAGGATTTGGATTGATACATGCGGTAGGAAAAGGCTCTATCCATGAACCTAGAGTGATTACGATGCAATATGATGGTAGTCGTACTGATGAGAAGCCAATTGTCCTAGTTGGAAAAGGTATTACCTATGACTCAGGTGGCTACAGTATTAAAAGTAAAATAGGAATGCAAACGATGAAATTTGATATGTGTGGCGCTGCAAATGTTGTTGCCATGATTGAGGTTGCTCATCAATTAGCGTTACCAATTAATATTATAGGTATCATAGCTTCTGCTGAAAATATGATTAATGACAAGGCAATGAAACCAGATGACGTTTATACCGCATTAAGTGGTGAAACAGTTGAAGTACTCAATACAGATGCTGAAGGTCGTTTAGTATTAGGTGATGCTGTTGCATATGCAACTCAATTTCAACCTCAAGTTATTTTAGATTTTGCTACATTAACAGGTGCTGCAATTGTGGCTCTAGGTGAAGATAAGGCTGCCGCGTTTGAAACTAATGCCAGTGAGCAATTAAAAGCGATTTTAAGTATCTCTAAAACTGTTGATGAACAAGTGTTTGAATTACCTATTACAAAAACAGAAAGACAGTTAATTAAAAATAGTGATGTCGCAGACTTAGTCAATCACACAAATGGACAAGGGAAAGCTTTATTTGCCGCTTCATTTATCAGTCATTTTAGTGGCTCAGTACCTCATCTGCACTTTGATATAGCTGGTCCAGCAACGATAAATAAACCATCACATAAAGGTCCGAAAGGTCCAACAGGATATATGATTCCAACGATTGTTGAATGGTTAAAATCATTATAG
- the mnhG1 gene encoding Na+/H+ antiporter Mnh1 subunit G — MIETIIISISIILIMIGALISAVAAIGLLRLEDVYSRAHAAGKASTLGAMSLLFGAFLYFIVKDGYTNMQLIIGIIFVLITGPLSSHMIMKAAYNIKTPYSKNTKQDEIKDDLKDKKL, encoded by the coding sequence ATGATCGAAACCATCATCATTAGTATTTCAATTATCTTAATTATGATTGGTGCACTTATTAGTGCGGTAGCAGCTATTGGTTTATTGAGGCTTGAAGACGTTTATTCACGTGCACATGCTGCAGGAAAAGCGTCTACTTTAGGTGCTATGAGTTTATTATTTGGGGCCTTTTTATACTTTATTGTTAAAGATGGTTATACAAATATGCAGTTAATTATAGGCATCATATTTGTACTAATCACTGGTCCACTTTCAAGCCATATGATTATGAAAGCAGCCTATAATATTAAAACACCCTACAGTAAAAATACTAAACAAGATGAAATCAAAGACGATTTAAAAGATAAAAAATTATAG